One Vigna unguiculata cultivar IT97K-499-35 chromosome 11, ASM411807v1, whole genome shotgun sequence DNA window includes the following coding sequences:
- the LOC114168327 gene encoding histone H3.2 produces MARTKQTARKSTGGKAPRKQLATKAARKSAPATGGVKKPHRFRPGTVALREIRKYQKSTELLIRKLPFQRLVREIAQDFKTDLRFQSSAVSALQEAAEAYLVGLFEDTNLCAIHAKRVTIMPKDIQLARRIRGERA; encoded by the coding sequence ATGGCACGAACCAAACAAACAGCTCGCAAATCCACCGGAGGTAAGGCTCCGAGAAAGCAACTGGCCACAAAAGCTGCCAGGAAGTCTGCTCCGGCAACCGGTGGTGTGAAGAAGCCTCATCGTTTCCGGCCAGGTACAGTGGCGCTGAGGGAGATCAGAAAGTATCAGAAGAGTACGGAGCTTCTGATCCGAAAACTTCCTTTCCAGCGTCTTGTTCGTGAGATCGCACAGGATTTCAAGACCGATCTTCGGTTCCAGAGCAGCGCTGTGTCCGCTTTGCAAGAAGCAGCTGAGGCTTATTTGGTTGGACTCTTCGAAGACACTAATCTCTGTGCCATTCACGCTAAGCGCGTCACCATTATGCCAAAGGATATTCAGCTTGCACGCAGAATCAGAGGCGAAAGGGCTTGA